In a genomic window of Rhodospirillales bacterium:
- a CDS encoding hemerythrin family protein yields MSVGVESIDCDHKHLLGLVNRLDASVRSGEGETVVDAILGELLSYTAYHFDREEALMTACGYPDVDAHCHTHRVLKTQVANIRDRHIHNPDSIHDREVLAFLRNWLTAHILGRDQLYAPFMVSRRQAVEAAETAFTADQPQAN; encoded by the coding sequence ATGAGTGTCGGAGTCGAGTCCATCGACTGTGATCACAAGCACCTCCTCGGCCTGGTCAATCGCCTGGACGCCTCCGTGCGCTCCGGCGAAGGCGAAACCGTCGTGGACGCCATTCTCGGCGAACTGCTCAGCTACACCGCGTACCATTTCGACCGGGAGGAGGCCCTCATGACGGCGTGCGGTTATCCGGACGTCGACGCGCACTGTCATACTCACCGGGTTCTGAAGACGCAGGTTGCCAACATCCGTGACCGCCACATCCACAATCCGGACAGCATCCACGACCGCGAAGTGCTGGCATTTCTTCGCAACTGGCTTACGGCTCACATTCTCGGCCGCGACCAGCTCTACGCGCCTTTCATGGTGAGCCGGCGCCAGGCGGTCGAAGCCGCCGAGACCGCCTTTACGGCGGATCAGCCCCAGGCGAACTGA
- the rplM gene encoding 50S ribosomal protein L13, whose translation MMATYSAKASEIERKWYIVDAEDVVLGRLAAVVATRLRGKHKPMYTPHLDCGDHIVVVNAGRVRVTGNKREQTRFYWHTGYPGGIKHRTLGSILDGRHPERAVIKAIERMVPRSPLGREQMRKLRVYAGAEHPHAAQQPERLDVAAMNQKNKR comes from the coding sequence GTGATGGCAACATATTCGGCCAAAGCGTCTGAGATTGAACGCAAATGGTACATCGTCGATGCTGAGGATGTCGTCCTCGGGCGGCTCGCGGCGGTGGTGGCAACGCGACTGAGGGGCAAGCATAAGCCCATGTACACCCCGCACTTGGACTGCGGCGACCACATCGTGGTGGTGAACGCGGGCAGGGTGCGCGTGACCGGCAACAAACGCGAGCAGACTCGCTTTTATTGGCACACCGGCTACCCGGGCGGCATCAAGCATCGGACCTTGGGGTCGATTCTCGATGGGCGACATCCGGAACGCGCGGTGATCAAGGCCATCGAGCGGATGGTTCCGCGTTCACCGCTCGGCCGCGAGCAGATGCGCAAGCTCCGCGTCTATGCGGGCGCCGAGCATCCCCACGCGGCGCAGCAGCCGGAGCGTCTCGACGTGGCGGCGATGAACCAGAAGAACAAGAGATAG
- a CDS encoding cobalamin-dependent protein (Presence of a B(12) (cobalamin)-binding domain implies dependence on cobalamin itself, in one of its several forms, or in some unusual lineages, dependence on a cobalamin-like analog.), whose translation MAAALDPNDDGLSRKTAEAVGLLAADAVHWVTAEIANRQPGSSGTRDAGGGPIARLQTEQYLDDHIEVLCTALATGRSEFFTDHVTWLASVLRCRGVPAKTLGLALDLFDRFLSHSLNPAHAVIASDVLMQGRRVLAEPRDEERTRYVARRPSDLPQVGALTRMLANGDVGDAREVMQKAWESSGSYADVATRLVQPALYNVGMLWQRNEITVAQEHLATAISEILLSRLFLTATLFVETSDHTALFACAAGNHHALGLRIVSDAFELAGWTVQYLGANTPTDALVAQVDGLRPDVVGMSASMAQQLPTLRRAVEAIKAELGAQCPTILVGGLPTNQVDGIWRWVGSDAWSPDAATAIRELG comes from the coding sequence ATGGCCGCAGCCCTTGATCCAAACGACGACGGTCTGTCGCGAAAGACGGCCGAGGCGGTAGGCCTTCTCGCAGCCGATGCCGTGCATTGGGTCACCGCCGAGATCGCCAACCGTCAACCGGGGTCGTCCGGCACCCGCGACGCGGGCGGCGGTCCGATTGCGCGACTTCAAACTGAACAGTATCTTGACGACCATATCGAGGTTCTCTGCACCGCCCTCGCGACCGGGCGCTCGGAGTTTTTCACCGATCACGTGACGTGGCTCGCGTCGGTCCTGCGATGTCGTGGCGTGCCAGCGAAAACGCTGGGACTCGCGCTCGACCTCTTCGACCGGTTCCTGTCGCACTCCCTGAACCCGGCGCACGCGGTCATCGCCTCCGATGTGCTGATGCAGGGGCGGCGCGTTCTCGCCGAACCGCGGGACGAAGAACGCACCCGTTATGTCGCCCGTCGCCCGTCGGATCTTCCGCAGGTCGGCGCGCTGACGCGGATGCTGGCCAACGGCGACGTGGGGGATGCGCGAGAAGTGATGCAGAAGGCATGGGAGTCTTCGGGGAGTTATGCCGACGTCGCAACGCGCTTGGTCCAGCCGGCGCTCTACAATGTCGGCATGCTGTGGCAGCGCAACGAAATCACCGTTGCGCAGGAGCACTTGGCCACTGCCATTAGCGAAATACTTCTGAGCCGGCTGTTTCTGACCGCGACGCTCTTCGTGGAAACCTCGGACCACACCGCGCTGTTCGCGTGTGCCGCCGGCAATCACCACGCTCTCGGATTGCGAATCGTCTCCGACGCGTTCGAACTCGCCGGGTGGACGGTTCAATACCTTGGAGCGAACACGCCGACCGACGCGCTCGTAGCGCAGGTCGACGGTCTTCGACCGGACGTCGTCGGAATGTCCGCATCCATGGCTCAGCAACTTCCGACCCTGCGGCGCGCGGTGGAGGCCATCAAGGCGGAACTCGGTGCGCAATGCCCGACCATCCTGGTGGGCGGCCTGCCAACCAACCAGGTGGACGGCATCTGGCGATGGGTCGGCAGCGACGCCTGGAGCCCCGATGCCGCCACGGCGATCCGGGAACTGGGATGA
- a CDS encoding histidine phosphatase family protein, translating to MTRRPDLGLIGAAACRALVVVAVVLSAAISSTEAEEPDALWAALRAGSAFAMMRHALAPGIGDPVNFDVNDCATQRNLSEDGRRQAAAVGDRFRDHGIGGATVMSSAWCRCLETAEELALGPVAVLPALNSFFRDPQRREAQTAALQAWLSREHGGKPLILVTHQVNISALTGAYTRSGEIVVAKLATDGAITVLGILQ from the coding sequence ATGACGCGCCGCCCGGATCTCGGGCTCATTGGCGCCGCCGCTTGCCGCGCGCTCGTCGTCGTTGCTGTGGTGCTGTCGGCGGCAATTTCGAGCACCGAGGCCGAGGAACCGGACGCGCTGTGGGCGGCGCTCCGCGCCGGATCGGCGTTCGCCATGATGCGTCACGCCCTCGCACCCGGCATCGGTGACCCGGTCAACTTTGATGTGAACGACTGCGCCACCCAGCGCAATCTTTCGGAGGATGGACGTCGACAAGCGGCTGCGGTGGGTGACCGCTTTCGTGACCACGGAATCGGCGGCGCCACGGTCATGTCGAGCGCCTGGTGCCGATGCCTGGAGACCGCGGAAGAATTGGCCCTGGGACCGGTCGCGGTTCTGCCCGCCCTCAACTCCTTCTTTCGCGACCCCCAGCGCCGGGAGGCGCAAACGGCGGCGCTGCAGGCGTGGCTTTCCCGCGAACACGGCGGGAAACCGCTGATTCTTGTCACCCACCAGGTCAACATCAGCGCGCTGACCGGCGCCTACACCCGCTCCGGCGAGATCGTCGTCGCAAAGCTTGCGACGGATGGCGCAATCACCGTTTTGGGAATTCTGCAATGA